A portion of the Halorussus salilacus genome contains these proteins:
- a CDS encoding four-helix bundle copper-binding protein, whose amino-acid sequence MSLAETVSKIDHLSEEERECIEICNEATEVCEWCADECLGDEEMEECARLCRDVADIASLHARFMARNSNYSTQLAEACAGACEECAEECERHDADHCQVCAEVLTECAESCRNMMSA is encoded by the coding sequence ATGTCACTTGCAGAAACAGTCTCCAAGATCGATCATCTGAGCGAGGAAGAGCGCGAGTGCATCGAGATCTGTAACGAAGCCACTGAGGTCTGTGAGTGGTGTGCCGACGAGTGCCTCGGCGACGAGGAGATGGAAGAGTGTGCTCGGCTCTGTCGCGACGTCGCGGACATCGCGTCGCTGCACGCCAGATTCATGGCTCGCAACTCCAACTACAGTACGCAATTGGCCGAAGCCTGCGCCGGTGCCTGTGAGGAGTGTGCCGAAGAATGTGAGCGTCATGATGCCGATCACTGCCAGGTCTGTGCCGAGGTCCTCACGGAATGCGCCGAG
- a CDS encoding helix-turn-helix transcriptional regulator, giving the protein MNRRRADTVVGGLVAAVLVVGGVLSWQAYQQQQAFDQMGSMMGTSMGSVHGTNPLWYVLGTFLVSAVIGGGYLVIRDEITSIDVTDRSQNEMANPTDPEGDESPEGTTQPDGAINPESQPQARVLDLLPDDERRILEPVISSPGITQIEVRDRSDFSKSKVSQTVSALEKRGLLYRERQGRTYRIYPSDDLQQRQAN; this is encoded by the coding sequence ATGAATCGACGGCGAGCAGATACAGTAGTCGGTGGCTTGGTCGCCGCCGTCCTCGTCGTCGGCGGTGTGCTCAGCTGGCAAGCATATCAGCAACAGCAGGCCTTCGACCAGATGGGATCGATGATGGGCACGTCGATGGGGTCCGTTCACGGAACGAATCCACTCTGGTACGTCCTCGGAACCTTCCTCGTCTCGGCTGTCATCGGTGGGGGGTATCTCGTGATTCGGGATGAGATCACCAGCATAGACGTAACCGACCGCTCACAGAATGAAATGGCGAATCCGACCGATCCGGAGGGTGACGAATCGCCGGAGGGAACCACCCAACCAGACGGGGCTATCAATCCAGAGTCTCAGCCACAGGCTCGTGTGTTAGACCTCTTGCCGGATGATGAACGCCGTATCCTCGAACCAGTCATCTCCTCGCCCGGCATCACACAGATCGAAGTACGGGATCGCTCTGACTTTTCGAAGAGCAAGGTGAGCCAGACGGTGAGCGCTCTCGAGAAACGCGGCCTCCTGTACCGCGAGCGCCAAGGGCGGACGTATCGCATCTACCCGAGCGACGACTTACAACAGAGACAGGCGAACTAG
- a CDS encoding permease produces the protein MQAALVDGILESLRIGVGFLWTAAWAIIMGLVITSLVQVYVSKERMANVLGEGNLSGLTKATVFGAASSGCSFGAVAIGKGLFKKGAHTVNFFAFMFASTNLIVELGLMILILLGWEFLVAELLGGVILIAVMAVLVHLTLPENLFEQVREELNQRDHDQGITEDPTCGMEGKDEYSLVTDGGETLEFCSEGCMETYQQEAASSGGWRDELRSWGGWYKVGNQYRKEWSMIWTDIIAGFLISGFVIVFVPQWVWNTLFLQGDGLLVSAENAIMGVAIAVISFVGSMGNVPFAVALWGGGISFAGVIAFVYADLITIPVLNVYRKYYGWKVMLYILGIFFVTMAFTGFLMEELFSALGIVPNLAGGETASEQTYFKLNYTFYLNIVAFALSGFLLYVYRRGLGSPGQYRDPVCGMRTDDSGPSLTHDGETYYFCSDQCKRSFEKHPSKFAQQHPQVSGLGGSQNHEHH, from the coding sequence AAAGAGCGGATGGCCAACGTACTCGGAGAGGGGAATCTGAGTGGCCTCACGAAAGCAACCGTATTCGGCGCGGCAAGTAGTGGGTGTAGCTTCGGCGCGGTCGCCATTGGGAAGGGGCTGTTCAAGAAGGGAGCGCACACGGTGAACTTCTTCGCGTTCATGTTCGCCTCGACGAACCTCATCGTCGAACTCGGGCTGATGATCCTCATCCTCCTCGGCTGGGAGTTTCTGGTTGCAGAACTCCTTGGCGGCGTCATTCTCATCGCCGTGATGGCGGTCCTCGTTCATCTGACGCTCCCAGAGAACCTCTTCGAGCAAGTGCGGGAGGAACTGAATCAACGCGACCACGATCAAGGGATTACTGAGGACCCGACCTGCGGGATGGAAGGCAAAGACGAGTACTCGCTGGTGACTGACGGGGGCGAGACTCTGGAGTTCTGTTCAGAAGGTTGCATGGAAACCTACCAGCAGGAAGCCGCAAGTAGCGGCGGGTGGCGCGACGAACTCCGCTCGTGGGGCGGGTGGTACAAAGTCGGGAATCAGTATCGCAAGGAGTGGTCGATGATCTGGACGGACATCATCGCGGGCTTTCTCATTTCGGGGTTTGTCATCGTCTTCGTTCCGCAGTGGGTCTGGAACACGCTCTTCCTCCAGGGCGATGGATTGTTGGTGAGCGCAGAGAACGCCATCATGGGTGTCGCGATCGCCGTCATCAGCTTCGTCGGGAGCATGGGGAACGTTCCCTTTGCGGTTGCGCTCTGGGGCGGCGGCATCAGCTTCGCCGGCGTCATCGCGTTCGTCTACGCCGATCTCATCACCATCCCCGTCCTGAACGTCTACCGGAAGTACTACGGCTGGAAGGTGATGCTGTACATCCTCGGTATCTTCTTCGTGACGATGGCGTTCACAGGCTTTCTCATGGAGGAACTGTTCAGCGCTCTCGGTATCGTCCCGAATCTCGCTGGCGGGGAGACAGCCTCCGAACAGACGTACTTCAAACTTAACTACACGTTTTACCTCAACATCGTCGCGTTCGCGCTCTCTGGCTTTCTCCTCTACGTCTACCGACGTGGACTCGGTTCACCCGGCCAGTACCGCGACCCCGTCTGTGGGATGCGAACCGACGATAGCGGGCCGAGTCTCACCCACGACGGCGAGACGTACTACTTCTGTTCGGATCAATGTAAGCGATCGTTCGAGAAGCACCCCTCCAAATTTGCACAGCAACACCCACAGGTTTCAGGATTGGGAGGTTCCCAGAACCATGAACATCACTGA